One window from the genome of Merismopedia glauca CCAP 1448/3 encodes:
- a CDS encoding STAS domain-containing protein, with protein MTLEISLESSEPNTMCLILDGKLDTITAPELDQFISHNLNRQIETLVLDLQKLSFVSSAGLRIFAKTRKIMKSRDGKIWFVNLSPQVQKVFDIVKAVPVSEVFQDPKELDAYLATLQNKAVE; from the coding sequence ATGACATTAGAAATCTCTCTTGAATCCTCCGAGCCAAATACTATGTGTCTCATCCTTGATGGTAAACTCGATACCATCACCGCACCAGAGTTAGACCAATTCATCAGCCACAACCTAAATCGACAGATTGAAACTCTAGTTCTAGATCTGCAAAAGCTCAGTTTTGTCTCCAGTGCAGGTTTACGAATTTTTGCCAAAACTCGAAAAATCATGAAATCAAGAGATGGCAAAATCTGGTTTGTCAACCTCAGTCCCCAGGTGCAAAAAGTGTTTGATATTGTTAAAGCTGTACCAGTTTCAGAAGTTTTCCAAGATCCCAAGGAACTCGATGCTTATCTAGCAACACTCCAAAACAAAGCTGTTGAGTAG